Below is a genomic region from Medicago truncatula cultivar Jemalong A17 chromosome 3, MtrunA17r5.0-ANR, whole genome shotgun sequence.
ATTCCACATATGATAAAGCTGATGACGGGGAAGGCTCCCATTTCCTGATggtaaaaatttcaaaataaaacaaagatttCATGAACTAACACTCAAGTAAAGAATTATTAAATCCAAATTTGATACCTTTTCAGCCTCTTACTACCCAGCTTATACTACTTATAGATAGAAAGGCCGACCCCAAGAGGACCAAGACAAAGATTGAAATCCAAATGCTTAATCTCTGATACTTAGACATGCAAGTTtaaatttcttcaaatcaataattagctttttaaataatttatatttgtctTACTAAAGAGtgaaattatttaaaaccaaaactGTCATTAACTGTAACAGTCAAGTCCAAAGGTTTTGAATTCATAAGAATCTAGGATGCCATTTAAAGTAAAACAATAAGTTTAACCTTTTGAAATAAATTCATCCTTCCCTGTCATAGAGACAAGGGAACCATTCTGAAAATGTTGCAAACAAAGTCTGATTACCCATGAAGCTTTTAAGGCACGTTAAACTTACCTCCTGCATTAAAATCTGCCAAGTTCCCAGTTGAGATCATTCCCTGAATATGCCTGCCATCAGATGCTTCTGTGGATCCAGTTCCAATGTTGACAGCCATTTTAATGGTGTTTGACAAATTGTAAGGACTACCATTAGCTAAACCATCACGATACTCAGGCAAAGAATGAGGGTGCAATCTTGGAATAGATGCAAATTTCATTGCATCAACATTACTGGAGTCACCAGATACTTTTACAGCAGATGCCCCTCTTGTGGTGTTGGAAATACTAGAATTCACGTGAAAATTTGTGTTATCAAAGAAAGCATTCAAAGGCAGCTGTGATGCAGATTGGAATCTTTGATTATATCCATTTTCCAAGCTTCCACCAGATGCAATAACTCCAGAAGATAGTCCGGCTGTAAATTATGTCTAGTGAGACCAAGTACATCTTAGCTTCTACAAACACGATAAGTAAAAGAAGACAAAATCATACCCTTCTGTCTTAAGAATAAGATGTCATTGAGATTATGACCAAGATCAGGTTCATCTTGTCCCTTTTGAGATGGCTGAGTCATACTACAAAAGCAGGGTTTCCATGATTGTGTGATCAGTAACATTATAATAGAACAACTTCACTCTATTAACCATTAAAAAGCAAGAATAATATACAAGGTAACAAGAATAAATATGCAGGCTATAAATAAAGACTTCGTCCACAAAAGATATATCAAAAATAGGcaaatttaaaatgtaaaaaagagTTTCAGAAGttactaaaaaaagaagaaaatgcaattcaaaataaaataaaagtggtaATAGCTCACCGTATTGCATTCCTAGGATGACCAGGTTCAAGCTTGATGTGTTTCCCAGCAAGGCAGATTCCATTCAATGAACGGAGAGAAGCTTCTGCACCTCGAACATCataaaattcaatatatttgatATGATTCATCTCTGGATATTCATAGATCTGCAATAACAGACATAACATTTAAGAAGCTGGTATCGTCTTTTGATATACAAGCACTGAAAAGGGGCGAAAACCAACAACGAATAACTTACCTCTTTGATTTCtccataaaatccaaaaatacgTTTTAGTTCGTCTTTCAAAACAGCTGAATCAAGACCAGATATCATCAGTGTACCATGGCCAATATCCTTCTCTGTAGGATTTCCCTAATATGTCATCAGGTTGAGAAATATAAATAACCATAACATGAAAAACAGGAATACAGAGCAATTGAACAAGCAAAGCACATAGCAGTAATACTGAAAGATGCTAAGACAAACAGCATAAATACTGTCTTTAACCAAATAAATGATAATAATGGAAAAGGAATTATACATACATGAGAAGTTACTAAACAAGATGATACCTTTGGAATTGAATAACGTATATCCAGTTTCCTAGAACTCAATGTCCTATTTTGAAGTGCTTTCATTGCATTTTGTGCTGCCCTTAGGTCATAGTAAGAAATCATAACAAACCCACGATGCTTGCAGGCAGTATAAAGGGTTCGGATATCTCCATATTGctggaagaacaaaaaaaatagtccACTTATATGTCACTACAAGTGGTATACAGCACTTTATTTAAATTCCTATATAGCATCTACCGCcgtaaaaaataaagacaaaaggTTCACCTCAAAGAGAGCCTTTAGCTCCGAGTCTTCTGCATTGCTAGTAATGTTTCCAACAAAAAGTGTTCTAGAAGATTGTTCACCAAAAGAACTTTTGCCTTTAAAAGCCCCAGAGTAAGCAGGATCACCATCCAAGCCACTGATTCTTTTTCCTGAAGCTGAAAGTTCATCTCCTTCCAACTCCATGCCTCCACCACTGctgaacaaatcaaaatcttcaaaatcatcacttgCTCTAGCATGAGCACTGCCTCCTAAACCATCGGTGACACCGGAAAACAGATCATCTTCGTCGGGAAGGAGATCCCCTATAGTGTCAGCCTCAATTTCTTCAAGAGATTTGTATGGTTCTTCCTCGGGAAGAGAACCAGCAGTAATATTCTGATCAGACTGAACACCATTTCCCAAGAACCTCACTGCACCAAGATATGCATACAAACACCCACTCAGAGATATATGGGAATACCATTGAActcaacaaaaaacatgaataGAAAAGTTTCTTTTCTGGTGGGGTTCTGGCGCGCGCGCGAACGTGTGTGTGAGGGGGGGTGGGATGATACATTAGcaaatcaacataaaaaaatacttgcatcgtaacaaaataaaatggtaTAATACTCATGATACATGTGTCCAACTAACTATCTTAGCATGCATGAAACACATTCTTACACTTTTGGCTAAACATATCGGACAGTGAGCTTGAGAATAGACTGCTTTCACGTGCGCCTGCATTGGTGACAATCTTGTTCCCAATTAAACCATATGAGCTAGATGCTGGCTGCCTATGCACATCAGACCATGATCTCGGGTGATAATTCAATGATTCCTTTGAATCCTTCAGCGCATCTACCATGCCAGCTTGTGCACCAAAGTGTACGTTTTCTATAACTTCCCCAGATAAACTAGTCTGTGACATTGGCAAGCCTATTTTTGCATTTCTCTCGAGGGCTGATGAAGTATGCAAAATGCCTCCAGGTGAAGCTGCCATTTCACTCTTCCCTGAAAATTTGAACATAGAACTTGATTTATCCAACAAATGAATTACACGTTCATTAAATGAACTGCTTATTTATGGAACACAAGTAAACAGACACGAATATGGGTACACGCATATATTACATTATTACTACATCCAATATCATCATGATTAAAAACAG
It encodes:
- the LOC11429692 gene encoding protein MEI2-like 1: MPFEIMNQRGVTASSHLYDDGSYASERSVGLRKPKSIHDDYPQGKSEMAASPGGILHTSSALERNAKIGLPMSQTSLSGEVIENVHFGAQAGMVDALKDSKESLNYHPRSWSDVHRQPASSSYGLIGNKIVTNAGARESSLFSSSLSDMFSQKLRFLGNGVQSDQNITAGSLPEEEPYKSLEEIEADTIGDLLPDEDDLFSGVTDGLGGSAHARASDDFEDFDLFSSGGGMELEGDELSASGKRISGLDGDPAYSGAFKGKSSFGEQSSRTLFVGNITSNAEDSELKALFEQYGDIRTLYTACKHRGFVMISYYDLRAAQNAMKALQNRTLSSRKLDIRYSIPKGNPTEKDIGHGTLMISGLDSAVLKDELKRIFGFYGEIKEIYEYPEMNHIKYIEFYDVRGAEASLRSLNGICLAGKHIKLEPGHPRNAIRMTQPSQKGQDEPDLGHNLNDILFLRQKAGLSSGVIASGGSLENGYNQRFQSASQLPLNAFFDNTNFHVNSSISNTTRGASAVKVSGDSSNVDAMKFASIPRLHPHSLPEYRDGLANGSPYNLSNTIKMAVNIGTGSTEASDGRHIQGMISTGNLADFNAGGNGSLPRHQLYHMWNGSNLRQQSPSNAVVWQKTPSFVNGVGSPSLPQMPSFARTPAHMLRASHIDHHVGSAPVVTGSPWERQHSYLGESPDAPGFRLGSLGNAGFHGSWQLHPPDLSSNMFSHIGGNGNDLTSNVGHGSPKQLPHVFPGRLPMTSMSKFDSTNERMRNFYHRRSEANNNNADKKQFELDLGRISRGEDNRTTLMIKNIPNKYTSKMLLTAIDESCRGTYDFLYLPIDFKNKCNVGYAFINMIDPGQIIPFHQAFHGKKWEKFNSEKVAVLAYARIQGKSALIAHFQNSSLMNEDKRCRPILFHTDGPNAGDPEPFPLGANIRVRPGKLRSSGNEESRSQGNSSILANAEEFASGVDSSPSSSRDTD